One window of Aspergillus oryzae RIB40 DNA, chromosome 3 genomic DNA carries:
- a CDS encoding uncharacterized protein (predicted protein), producing the protein MLDTEDQQTSTLPVNSGPRVNLLYSVPGFAAPDPDSIKRTVASENTIFSWGSVEIARISADIVEKFGFHVTLSEAKNMIFVKQNTESLPIPKVLAYYTYGPMSRDMDDYGSLFDIYIFMDYVEGQSLDKVWGAYDETTKSYIASQLKEYLCQLRQISHRNYIGSADLGPVTDPILERRHNKVDMSVGS; encoded by the exons ATGCTTGACACAGAAGACCAGCAGACTTCAACTCTGCCTGTGAACTCCGGGCCAAGAGTAAACCTTCTTTACTCGGTTCCAGGATTTGCAGCACCTGATCCAGACAGTATTAAACGAACAGTTGCCTCTGAGAATACTATTTTTAGCTGGGGTAGTGTGGAGATAGCCAGAATATCTGCTGATATTGTTGAGAAATTCGGATTCCATGTAACACTCAGCGAAGCGAAGAATATGATCTTTGTCAAACAAAATACAGAGAGTCTACCAATACCAAAAGTCCTTGCTTACTATACTTACGGCCCAATGTCTCGAGATATGGATGACTATGGTAGTCTGtttgatatttatatatttatgGACTATGTCGAGGGCCAGAGCCTAGATAAAGTTTGGGGGGCTTACGATGAAACTACCAAAAGTTATATTGCCAGTCAACTGAAGGAATATCTTTGCCAACTACGCCAAATCAGCCATAGAAACTATATTGGCTCTGCCGATCTTGGCCCAGTAACCGACCCAATCTTGGAGCGCCGTCACAACAAAG TGGACATGTCAGTGGGATCGTAG
- a CDS encoding putative C6 transcription factor (predicted protein), with protein MDSTSSSRNGRATRSSLACLPCRSRHVKCDGKRPCCARCAEIGQDCNYARSRRGGLDRAALADRRRRLAANDRTSPAPDSSRQPHTRTQQVQEHTTPLMAEDLRHEPNERISVGDVILGISFPDAGIAQPDDIESDFLINAYYEKFHGCHPFLLPRKHLSRMYQDPHRQSSFTPLLAVMRLIGHIYTSHEWSTSLRDHIEACFLQASPSDPIMVQSRLLFSMALFWHDYKDAAKLEMDAATSLAVDLKMYLSDFAASHGRDDPVLKECWRRTWWMLYIVDAYYTGTLGTMNFRVVDIAATVDLPCEEREYESGDIPEPRTLQEFNCREFSAEPIRFSSFAYLIGAVQCAASAIAIAPKIATKGDSTHVIQAADCSLDGWRLLLPDDRKQLMDKDGKIDELMFQAHLIIHVSTIGLHRPFSALKFNAVEHVSSCAREPPLDTPIPDLVNVHTVRVLRAVEAQIRLLALPVPEFHHTPFTTCMVSEGTLALLSACSALFKGTQLSTARDQIRMTLGCLKVLGEVWPRIARNVREIQTIAQTVLGIGPVGKNSMTPSSSAGPSFGGGEDGLDLFTCVPSNDTTNSSSLGSIEDLCGWYSLGELSDLPWGMGNGS; from the exons ATGGATTCTACATCAAGCTCTCGCAATGGTCGGGCTACGCGCTCCTCGCTGGCTTGTCTACCCTGCCGCTCGCGTCATGTGAAATGCGATGGCAAGCGGCCTTGCTGTGCCCGCTGCGCTGAAATTGGGCAGGATTGTAACTATGCACGATCCCGACGTGGCGGGCTCGACCGCGCAGCCCTGGCTGATCGTCGCCGACGACTTGCAGCGAACGATAGAACATCACCAGCTCCTGACTCGAGTCGTCAACCACATACAAGGACTCAACAGGTCCAGGAGCATACCACTCCATTGATGGCCGAGGACCTTCGCCATGAGCCGAACGAGAGGATCAGTGTCGGCGATGTCATCTTAGGCATCTCGTTTCCGGACGCAGGCATCGCTCAGCCCGATGACATTGAGAGCGATTTCTTGATCAATGCATACTATGAGAAATTCCATGGCTGTCACCCTTTCCTATTACCCCGGAAACACCTCTCAAGAATGTATCAAGATCCGCACAGACAGTCGAGCTTCACAcctcttcttgctgtgaTGCGCCTAATCGGACATATCTACACCTCGCACGAATGGTCAACATCGTTGAGAGACCATATTGAGGCCTGCTTTCTACAAGCATCACCATCTGATCCAATCATGGTTCAATCTCGACTCCTATTCTCTATGGCTTTGTTCTGGCACGACTACAAGGATGCGGCCAAACTGGAAATGGATGCTGCTACCAGTCTTGCAGTTGATTTAAAGATGTATCTGTCGGACTTTGCGGCATCGCATGGGCGCGATGACCCCGTGCTGAAGGAGTGCTGGAGGCGAACATGGTGGATGCTGTACATCGTCGACGCCTATTACACGGGTACGCTGGGGACCATGAACTTTCGAGTTGTGGATATTGCTGCTACGGTGGACCTACCCTGCGAAGAGCGAGAGTATGAGTCGGGA GATATACCCGAGCCGCGCACTCTGCAAGAGTTCAACTGTCGCGAATTCTCTGCCGAGCCCATTCGTTTCTCATCCTTTGCATATCTCATTGGCGCCGTACAATGTGCAGCATCGGCGATAGCCATAGCGCCAAAGATCGCAACCAAAGGAGACTCAACGCACGTCATCCAAGCTGCAGACTGTAGTCTGGATGGATGGCGATTGTTATTACCGGATGATCGCAAGCAGCTCATGGACAAGGATGGAAAAATTGACGAGCTAATGTTTCAAGCCCACTTGATCATTCATGT GTCTACTATCGGGCTACACCGACCCTTCTCAGCCCTGAAGTTCAATGCAGTAGAGCATGTATCAAGCTGTGCCCGAGAACCACCCCTCGACACCCCAATCCCAGATCTAGTCAACGTACACACCGTGCGCGTCCTACGAGCCGTGGAGGCTCAGATCCGCCTTTTGGCACTACCGGTTCCTGAATTTCACCATACGCCATTTACCACCTGCATGGTGAGTGAGGGAACGCTGGCGCTACTTTCGGCCTGCAGTGCTCTATTTAAAGGCACTCAATTGTCGACTGCACGAGATCAGATCCGGATGACACTCGGATGTCTCAAAGTGCTGGGCGAGGTGTGGCCGAGAATCGCAAGGAATGTGCGGGAGATACAGACGATCGCTCAAACGGTGCTCGGCATTGGGCCGGTGGGCAAGAATAGTATGACGCCTAGCTCCAGTGCTGGCCCGTCTttcggtggaggagaggacgGCCTTGATTTATTTACCTGTGTACCGAGCAATGATACAACTAACAGCTCTTCCCTTGGTTCTATTGAGGATCTTTGTGGGTGGTACAGCCTGGGCGAATTGAGTGACCTTCCATGGGGTATGGGAAATGGCTCATAA
- a CDS encoding NADP-dependent oxidoreductase (NADPH:quinone reductase and related Zn-dependent oxidoreductases) yields the protein MQAIRVHPAPPSCDPYSPSNPAPVSALHLDEDIPVPKLSKPGELLIRVKATTVIRDMLTWPETYRHDYAIMGNDLSGIVIETFDDNSKFKSGDEVFGMTHVDRAAAWAEYTMVKEDEVALKPKCLSWEEAAALPLSAHTAYEALFVHAGLAIPSVDTALRNKAQSSQHQKQILITGAAGAVGIHLVQLASAAGLHVVAATSSNARNQDFLRSLGADETTEYARLDGYQSDFDIIVDAVGGDVLAKCWNYVKDDGVLISVDSASYNFVEEHQKRGICKEGVQALFFIVTGSGEALRYLAELVEQGILQSLVIQTYPFRRVREAYEHANGRHTGRGKILLTN from the coding sequence ATGCAAGCTATTCGTGTGCACCCAGCTCCCCCGTCCTGCGATCCTTATTCACCTTCTAACCCTGCACCGGTTTCTGCCTTGCatctggatgaggatattccCGTCCCCAAGTTGTCGAAGCCTGGCGAGCTGCTGATTCGCGTCAAGGCCACGACAGTGATTCGGGACATGCTGACCTGGCCTGAGACATATCGCCATGATTATGCTATTATGGGAAATGATCTATCTGGTATCGTGATTGAAACTTTCGATGACAACAGCAAATTCAAATCTGGCGATGAGGTCTTTGGTATGACGCATGTGGATCGTGCAGCGGCCTGGGCAGAATACACAATggtcaaggaggatgaagttgctCTCAAGCCAAAGTGTTTAAGCTGGGAGGAGGCTGCGGCCTTACCTCTCAGTGCCCACACAGCCTACGAGGCCTTGTTTGTCCATGCTGGTCTTGCTATTCCTTCTGTGGATACTGCGTTGAGGAATAAAGCGCAGTCCTCTCAGCATCAGAAGCAAATATTGATCACCGGGGCTGCCGGCGCTGTGGGAATCCACCTGGTGCAGTTGGCCTCTGCTGCAGGACTGCACGTTGTGGCCGCGACTAGTTCTAACGCGCGGAATCAAGATTTCCTTCGCAGCCTTGGGGCGGACGAAACGACTGAATACGCCCGGTTAGACGGCTACCAGTCagactttgatatcattgtgGACGCGGTTGGCGGCGACGTGCTGGCCAAGTGCTGGAACTACGTCAAAGATGATGGGGTATTGATTTCCGTTGACTCTGCCAGCTATAACTTCGTGGAGGAGCATCAAAAGCGTGGAATCTGCAAGGAAGGAGTCCAAGCTTTGTTTTTCATTGTCACTGGGAGCGGCGAGGCTTTACGATATTTGGCTGAACTTGTAGAGCAAGGCATTCTGCAGTCCCTGGTTATTCAGACGTACCCTTTCCGAAGGGTGCGAGAGGCGTATGAGCACGCCAACGGACGGCATACGGGACGTGGGAAGATTCTCCTCACTAACTGA
- a CDS encoding cupin domain-containing protein (predicted protein): MEEPTYDPSRPLATTTLVYQYKLVNCPGKSTVGLLVEYPPDGATPPHRHGGASVSAYLIKGSVLNKMNNDPMKVVEQGGSWYEAPGCHHRISANASKTEPAAFFVNFVLDTETLEREGPAVLVQYDEEYKEIVAQKMKA; the protein is encoded by the exons ATGGAAGAACCGACCTACGATCCGAG CCGTCCTCTTGCGACTACCACACTCGTCTACCAATACAAGCTGGTCAACTGCCCTGGAAAGTCTACTGTGGGCCTGCTCGTCGAGTACCCTCCAGATGGAGCCACGCCTCCTCACCGGCATGGAGGAGCCTCCGTGTCTGCGTATCTGATCAAGGGTTCCGTGTTGAACAAGATGAACAACGACCCGATGAAGGTGGTCGAGCAGGGCGGATCGTGGTATGAGGCTCCAGGGTGTCATCATCGGATTAGCGCCAACGCCAGCAAGACTGAGCCAGCGGCGTTTTTTGTGAACTTCGTTCTCGATACTGAGACGCTGGAGCGAGAGGGACCAGCTGTTCTGGTGCAGTACGATGAGGAGTATAAGGAGATTGTCgcccagaagatgaaggcatGA
- a CDS encoding cation-translocating P-type ATPase (Ca2+ transporting ATPase), producing the protein MTGEKNTGSGSGDSPLSQPAHALPYDVVIRELGTRLDEGLSTDEAKQRLQQYGPNKLEEGEGVSVIKILIRQVANAMMLVKGPTFLCHDPPFVIQELPESDPIRRCGFISAVIVLNIVVGFFQEYAAEKTMESLHSLSSPTGTVSRDGQTFSVPSVEIVPGDMVELRTGDTVPADIRLVEAVNFETDEALLTGESLPVQKEYDSTFKEDTGPGDRLNIAYSSSTVTRGRARGVVIGTGMSTEIGSIAAALRASNSKKRPVKRGPNGETKKRWYVQAWTLTGTDAVGRFLGVNVGTPLQRKLSKLAILLFGVAVLFAIVVMAANLFSDNNEVILYAVGTGLSMIPACLVVVLTITMAVGTKRMVERNVIVRKLDSLEALGAVTDICSDKTGTLTQGKMVVKKAWIPSKGTYSVGTSNEPFNPTVGDVTFTPVSPAHFDDEKEGEPAAKPEDLIPGNRQLEDFLDVASMANLSHVYKSDEGEWRARGEPTEIAIEVFASRFNWNRDRWTKGEGAVWHQNAEFPFDSTVKKMSVIFTKVTPQEERSMVFTKGAVERIIDACTTIIWDQDSSTPVPMTDSHRSSILDNMEELAKLGLRVLALAHRPYKEESRLLEDSDLNRDDVEKDLCFLGLIGLYDPPRPETAASIAACYRAGIEVHMVTGDHPGTAKAIAQQVGILPADLSTVAADVADAMVMTAGQFDKLTDDEVDALPTLPLVIARCAPQTKVRMIDALHRRGRFAAMTGDGVNDSPSLKHADVGIAMGQAGSDVAKDASDIILTDDNFASILNAVEEGRRIFDNIQKFVLHLLSENIAQACTLLIGLAFQDLDGRSVFPLSPVEIIWIIMITSGMPDMGLGMEVAAPDIMDRPPQDKAGIFTWEVIIDILVYGLWTAALCLSAFSIRMWGFGDGNLARGCNREWSEECDLVFRARATTFVCLTWFALFLAWEMVNMRRSFFRMQPKSKRYFTQWMYDVWRNPFLFWSIMAGFVTTFPILYIPVINKIVFKHTGISWEWGIVFVEAILFFMGVEAWKWAKRVFFRRRARGQHSLAQANATQMP; encoded by the exons ATGACGGGCGAAAAGAACACTGGCTCTGGGTCAGGAGACTCTCCATTGAGTCAACCGGCCCATGCTCTTCCTTACGATGTCGTGATTAGAGAACTCGGCACCAGACTCGATGAGGGTTTGAGCACCGACGAGGCGAAACAACGTCTTCAACAGTATGGCCCCAACAAGCTAGAGGAAGGCGAAGGGGTCTCTGTCATCAAAATCCTCATCCGCCAGGTCGCCAACGCAATGATGCTAGTTAAGGGACCCACTTTCCTTTGTCATGATCCCCCCTTCGTTATACAAGAGCTCCCAGAGTCTGATCCAATTCGTCGTT GCGGGTTCATCTCCGCCGTGATCGTGTTGAACATCGTCGTCGGCTTCTTTCAGGAGTATGCCGCCGAGAAGACCATGGAATCTTTGCATTCGCTGAGTTCGCCTACCGGTACGGTCTCCCGAGACGGTCAGACCTTCTCGGTTCCCTCCGTGGAGATCGTCCCTGGTGATATGGTTGAATTGCGAACAGGTGATACAGTTCCGGCAGATATCAG ATTGGTTGAAGCCGTGAACTTCGAGACGGATGAAGCCCTCCTCACGGGAGAGTCTCTTCCCGTCCAGAAGGAATACGACTCCACTTTCAAAGAGGACACTGGCCCCGGTGACCGTCTGAACATTGCCTATAGCTCCAGCACGGTCACCCGCGGCCGTGCCCGAGGTGTAGTTATCGGTACCGGTATGTCCACTGAAATTGGTTCTATTGCTGCCGCGCTACGGGCCAGCAACAGTAAGAAGCGTCCAGTGAAGCGTGGTCCCAACGGAGAGACCAAGAAGCGGTGGTATGTCCAGGCGTGGACTCTTACTGGAACTGACGCTGTTGGTCGCTTTCTTGGTGTCAATGTTGGAACTCCGCTGCAGAGAAAGCTGTCGAAACTGGCTATACTTCTGTTTGGAGTCGCCGTGCTCTTCGCGATCGTTGTAATGGCTGCCAATCTCTTCAGTGACAACAACGAAGTCATCTTGTATGCGGTCGGAACCGGTCTTAGTATGATTCCCGCATGCTTGGTGGTCGTTCTTACCATCACCATGGCTGTGGGTACGAAGCGTATGGTTGAACGGAATGTTATTGTTCGCAAGCTAGACTCTCTCGAGGCCCTCGGTGCCGTGACGGACATCTGTTCTGATAAGACGGGCACCTTGACTCAAGGCAAGATGGTTGTCAAAAAAGCTTGGATCCCCTCGAAAGGCACATACTCCGTTGGCACATCCAACGAACCCTTCAATCCCACCGTTGGTGATGTGACATTCACTCCGGTGTCTCCTGCGCACTTTGACGATGAAAAAGAAGGTGAACCTGCGGCGAAGCCCGAGGACCTCATCCCGGGGAACCGTCAGTTGGAGGACTTCCTGGATGTGGCATCCATGGCGAACTTGTCTCATGTCTATAAATCCGACGAAGGAGAGTGGCGCGCTCGTGGTGAACCAACCGAAATCGCCATTGAAGTATTTGCTTCGAGGTTCAATTGGAATCGCGACCGATGGACTAAAGGTGAAGGTGCCGTGTGGCACCAGAATGCAGAGTTCCCCTTCGATTCCACTGTTAAGAAGATGTCTGTCATCTTCACTAAGGTCACTCCGCAAGAGGAACGCTCTATGGTTTTCACCAAGGGCGCTGTCGAGCGCATCATCGATGCATGCACGACTATCATCTGGGATCAAGACTCGTCTACACCCGTGCCCATGACCGATAGCCACCGTAGCTCGATTCTTGATAACATGGAAGAGCTCGCCAAACTTGGTCTTCGCGTGTTGGCCTTGGCTCACCGGCCgtacaaagaagaaagccgtcTGCTCGAAGATTCCGATCTCAACCGTGACGATGTCGAAAAGGATCTCTGCTTCCTCGGACTGATCGGTCTGTATGATCCTCCACGCCCAGAAACGGCAGCTTCTATCGCAGCTTGCTACCGTGCCGGGATTGAAGTGCACATGGTAACTGGAGATCACCCGGGCACCGCCAAAGCCATCGCACAGCAAGTGGGAATCCTCCCTGCGGATCTCAGCACAGTGGCAGCCGACGTGGCTGACGCCATGGTCATGACTGCTGGTCAATTCGACAAACTCACCGACGACGAAGTAGACGCTCTTCCCACCCTGCCTCTCGTCATCGCACGCTGCGCTCCCCAGACCAAGGTCCGCATGATTGACGCACTCCACCGCCGTGGACGCTTCGCCGCCATGACCGGCGACGGCGTCAATGATTCCCCGTCTCTCAAGCACGCAGATGTCGGCATCGCCATGGGCCAAGCCGGCTCCGACGTCGCCAAAGACGCCTcagacatcatcctcacAGACGACAACTTCGCCTCGATCCTCAACGCCGTCGAAGAAGGCCGGCGCATCTTCGACAACATCCAAAAATTCGTCCTCCACCTGCTCTCCGAGAACATCGCCCAAGCCTGCACCCTGCTCATCGGTCTCGCCTTCCAAGACCTGGACGGCCGCTCCGtcttccccctctccccTGTCGAAATCATCTGGATCATCATGATCACCTCCGGCATGCCCGACATGGGTCTGGGCATGGAAGTCGCCGCCCCAGACATCATGGACCGGCCCCCACAAGACAAAGCCGGCATATTCACCTGGGAAGTCATAATCGACATCCTCGTCTACGGCCTCTGGACAGCCGCCCTCTGcctctcagccttctcaatCCGCATGTGGGGCTTCGGCGACGGCAACCTCGCCCGCGGCTGCAACAGAGAATGGTCCGAAGAGTGCGATCTCGTCTTCCGCGCCCGCGCCACCACCTTCGTCTGCCTAACCTGGTtcgccctcttcctcgcctggGAAATGGTCAACATGCGCCGCTCCTTCTTCCGCATGCAGCCCAAATCCAAGCGCTACTTCACGCAATGGATGTACGATGTCTGGCGTAACCCGTTCCTCTTCTGGTCCATCATGGCCGGCTTCGTCACGACCTTCCCGATCCTGTATATCCCCGTCATTAACAAGATCGTCTTCAAACATACCGGCATCTCGTGGGAATGGGGCATCGTCTTCGTCGAAGCtatccttttcttcatggGCGTTGAGGCTTGGAAATGGGCTAAGCGCGTCTTCTTCCGTAGACGTGCTAGGGGCCAGCATTCCCTGGCCCAGGCTAATGCTACCCAGATGCCTTAA
- a CDS encoding fungal specific transcription factor domain-containing protein (predicted protein) translates to MLTSQAMYSLQLMRQNDAYLYLGHATRTAMVLGLHRSQVTCGREPHLHRLRHTFWIMYVFERLSSVYMGRPSSLSDNQIDTAYPEDIPCYKDEPFHPPAVECTWTRVMADIAKLADHISVDVYSPASIKSLADTAKVEQTLLEYDAALQATTRCLPEYLHFFDESVPVGEDWQEIQRLSLGFAYNVVRMLLYRPALVLTTFFTSTSEAQRVAAGCIRLQECIDNSTAAARNLISLAHDVYFRRFPDIRYDGALASYMVSAIMTLLYDVLNLGTEPDKAHETFAVVEQGIRCLDDIEHTGYTVGKVLSMDLMKVAKQAVLAADPVVDTNQVLVDSFPWLEYQPCSDAIYVSSRRVFSCARNPGIGCCYVVGLSS, encoded by the exons ATGTTAACATCCCAGGCCATGTACTCGTTGCAACTCATGCGGCAGAATGATGCTTATCTGTACCTGGGCCATGCTACAAGAACTGCTATGGTCTTAGGTCTCCATCGATCCCAAGTGACTTGCGGTCGCGAACCACATTTGCACCGGTTACGTCATACCTTCTGGATTATGTATGTTTTCGAGCGGTTATCGTCCGTGTATATGGGCCGACCTTCCTCGTTGTCCGACAACCAGATTGATACCGCGTATCCCGAAGATATCCCGTGTTACAAGGATGAGCCTTTTCATCCACCGGCAGTTGAATGCACATGGACAAGGGTTATGGCCGACATTGCCAAACTGGCCGACCACATCTCCGTGGACGTTTACTCTCCTGCTAGCATCAAAAGTCTTGCAGATACGGCCAAGGTGGAACAGACTCTCCTTGAATACGATGCGGCCTTGCAAGCTACCACCCGGTGTTTGCCAGAATACTTGCACTTCTTTGATGAGTCCGTACCTGTTGGCGAAGACTGGCAAGAAATTCAGCGCCTGAGTCTGGGATTCGCCTACAATGTCGTGCGGATGCTTCTATACCGACCGGCCCTGGTCCTAACgaccttcttcacatccACGAGCGAAGCGCAGCGGGTCGCTGCAGGTTGTATTCGTTTGCAAGAATGCATCGACAACTCGACGGCGGCAGCACGCAATTTGATCAGTTTGGCCCACGACGTCTATTTCCGGAGGTTTCCCGATATCCGATATGACGGAGCGCTAGCTTCGTACATGGTCTCGGCTATCATGACATTACTCTACGACGTGTTGAACTTGGGAACAGAACCGGACAAGGCCCATGAAACATTCGCCGTGGTGGAGCAGGGCATTAGATGCTTAGATGATATTGAGCATACAGGATACACCGTTGGAAAAGTTCTAAGTATGGATTTAATGAAGGTGGCTAAACAGGCAGTATTGGCAGCGGATCCAGTGGTAGACACGAATCAAGTTTTAGTCGATTCGTTCCCTTGGTTAGA ATACCAACCCTGTTCCGACGCCATATATGTATCCTCAAGACGGGTCTTTTCCTGTGCTAGGAACCCTGGCATCGGATGTTGCTATGTTGTCGGGCTCTCAAGTTAA
- a CDS encoding zinc-binding alcohol dehydrogenase family protein (zinc-binding oxidoreductase): MSQKAVVYTAPKQVSLVSDRPLPKLRDDYILIKTVSVALNPTDWKHVEWDLGATGCLAGCDYSGIVEEVGKDVKKSFRKGDRICGVTHGANVLELEDGAFAEYIVAKGDLQMHIPDSLSFQEAATLGVGITTVGQGLYQSLKLALPTEPISQPEPVLIYGGSTATGSLAIQYAKLSGYNVITTCSPHNFDFVKKLGADAVYDYRDPNSAAAIREATNDNLRLAFDTISLDDSAKFCDNALSTKGGEYSNLLDSKIERENVNDRATLGYTAVGEPLQFGDLQIPAIPEDREFAEMFWKLSEPLIAQGKVKVHPIKVCADGLKGVLEGMQLLKEDKVSGQKLVYNVAETP; encoded by the coding sequence ATGTCCCAGAAAGCAGTTGTTTACACGGCTCCCAAACAGGTATCCCTCGTGTCGGACCGTCCTCTACCTAAGCTTCGCGATGACTACATCCTGATTAAAACGGTCAGCGTAGCATTGAACCCCACCGATTGGAAGCATGTTGAGTGGGATCTCGGGGCCACTGGATGTCTCGCCGGATGTGACTACTCCGGGATTGTTGAGGAAGTAGGCAAGGACGTCAAGAAATCTTTCCGCAAAGGTGATCGAATTTGCGGCGTTACCCATGGCGCGAATGTtttggagctggaggacggTGCCTTCGCCGAGTATATAGTTGCAAAGGGTGATCTCCAGATGCACATACCCGACTCGCTGAGCTTCCAAGAGGCTGCCACTTTGGGCGTCGGCATTACCACAGTTGGCCAAGGACTCTATCAAAGTCTGAAATTGGCCTTACCAACTGAGCCCATTTCCCAGCCGGAACCGGTCTTGATTTACGGCGGCTCTACTGCCACCGGCTCTCTGGCGATTCAATATGCCAAGCTTTCGGGCTACAATGTCATTACTACCTGCTCGCCTCACAACTTCGActttgtcaagaagctcggcGCAGATGCTGTATATGACTACCGGGATCCCAATTCCGCCGCGGCTATCCGCGAGGCTACCAACGATAATCTGAGACTGGCCTTTGACACTATCTCTCTGGATGACAGCGCGAAGTTTTGCGACAATGCTCTTTCAACCAAGGGTGGAGAGTACAGCAATTTGCTGGACAGCAAGATCGAACGTGAGAATGTCAACGATCGCGCTACCCTGGGCTATACCGCTGTTGGAGAGCCACTTCAGTTCGGCGACCTCCAGATTCCTGCGATACCCGAAGACAGAGAGTTCGCCGAGATGTTCTGGAAACTCTCCGAGCCCTTGATTGCACAGGGTAAGGTCAAGGTGCATCCAATTAAGGTTTGCGCCGATGGATTGAAGGGCGTGCTGGAGGGAATGCAATTGCTGAAGGAGGACAAGGTTAGTGGGCAGAAATTGGTGTATAATGTGGCTGAAACTCCTTGA
- a CDS encoding uncharacterized protein (predicted protein), which translates to MTTTTTATTTTTHPPTPPKTSTSFTAHLIASFTSPISSLPTPAPEPLYKPADVPRIKNAKRLTGTRTKQLIRAADRGHDDPPPPPGLGECCGSSCDPCVNDLWREELACWRERWGEGAVEKKEGDRKDGEGGIRGKGGCMPGSFDW; encoded by the coding sequence atgacaacaacaacaacagccaccaccaccactacgCACCCTCCAACGCCCCCCAAAACAAGCACAAGCTTCACAGCCCACCTAATCGCCTCCTTCACATCTcccatttcctctctcccCACGCCAGCACCAGAACCCCTCTACAAGCCCGCTGACGTGCCCCGGATCAAGAATGCAAAGAGATTGACGGGCACGCGCACGAAGCAGCTTATCCGCGCTGCGGATCGGGGGCATGATGatccgccgccgccgccgggTCTGGGCGAGTGCTGTGGCAGTTCGTGTGATCCGTGCGTGAATGATCTGTGGAGAGAGGAATTGGCGTGTTGGAGGGAGCGTTGGGGGGAGGGTgctgtggagaagaaggaaggtgatcggaaggatggggagggTGGGATTCGGGGGAAAGGGGGGTGTATGCCTGGGAGTTTTGATTGGtga
- a CDS encoding uncharacterized protein (predicted protein), with product MVGPDSSDHVRDSSKILGRSAGANDGLELRQGPWSLSHDTYPLTQVHSSLLFDPCDDRFPFFEVCILERDMCGKGFPGLLPDHVTDIGPGSPHVTLSEFLRRPSPPW from the exons ATGGTTGGCCCTGACAGCTCAGACCATGTCCGTGATAGCTCCAAGATCCTCGGTAGAAGCGCAGGAGCTAATGACGGACTAGAGCTGCGCCAAGGGCCATGGTCCTTGTCCCATGATACATACCCATTGACGCAGGTCCACTCGTCGCTTCTCTTCGATCCCTGTGATGAtcgctttcctttcttcgagGTTTGTATCTTGGAAAGAGATATGTGCGGTAAGGGGTTTCCTGGACTG TTGCCCGACCACGTGACCGATATCGGGCCAGGAAGTCCTCATGTGACGCTGTCGGAGTTCCTGCGACGACCAAGTCCGCCGTGGTAA
- a CDS encoding ATP synthase subunit C family protein (predicted protein) produces MASSRIFASRLASQMAATTKVARPAARFAAPKRTFTTQRKTAIPMTPFQTVKRQQPSMIQANARQVFANVQARRQYSSEIADAMVQVSQNMGMGSAAIGLGGAGIGIGLVFGALLLGVSRNPALRGQLFSYAILGFAFVEAIGLFDLMVAMMCKYV; encoded by the coding sequence ATGGCCTCCTCTCGTATCTTTGCCTCTCGCCTGGCCTCCCAGATGGCCGCAACCACCAAGGTTGCCCGCCCGGCCGCTCGCTTCGCTGCCCCCAAGCGTACCTTCACCACCCAGCGCAAGACCGCTATCCCCATGACCCCCTTCCAGACCGTCAAGCGCCAGCAGCCTTCCATGATCCAGGCCAACGCTCGCCAGGTCTTCGCCAACGTCCAGGCCCGCCGCCAGTACTCCTCTGAGATCGCCGACGCCATGGTCCAGGTCTCCCAGAACATGGGTATGGGTTCCGCCGCCATTGGTCTCGGTGGTGCCGGTATCGGTATCGGTCTCGTCTTCGGtgccctcctcctcggtgtCTCCCGCAACCCTGCCCTCCGTGGCCAGCTCTTCTCCTACGCCATTCTGGGTTTCGCCTTCGTCGAGGCCATTGGTCTGTTCGACCTGATGGTTGCTATGATGTGCAAGTACGTTTAA